One window of the Benincasa hispida cultivar B227 chromosome 3, ASM972705v1, whole genome shotgun sequence genome contains the following:
- the LOC120073771 gene encoding pentatricopeptide repeat-containing protein At5g66520: protein MFTLKADSPLQSTWAQTMSLLENCSNMKQLKEIHAQMIKTETATEPKLATKLLTLCTSPHFGDLPYAQRVFNGITRPNTFMWNAIIRAYSNSKEPELAFLLYQQMLSSSVPHNSYTFPFLLKACRNLSAMGEALQIHGLVIKLGFGSDVFALNALLHVYALCGDIYYARQLFDNIPVRDVVSWNIMIDGYIKSGDVKTAYGVFLDMPLKNVVSWTSLISGLVEAGQSVEALSLCYEMQNAGFELDGIAIASLLTACANLGALDQGRWLHFYVLNNGVDVDRVIGCALVNMYLKCGDMEEALRVFGKLKSDQKDVYVWTAMIDGFAIHGLGVEALEWFNRMQREGIRPNSITFTAVLRACSYAGLVGEGKELFESMTSLYNLIPSIEHYGCMVDLLGRAGLLDEAKELIKKMPMKPNAVIWGALLKACWIHRDFLVGSQIGAHLVEVDSDHSGRYIQLATIFAAEGKWKEAAEVRLKMKNLGVSIPPGKSSITVNGVVHEFLAGQQDHPQMEKIHLKLKQIAERLRRDEGYEPSTKDLLLDLENEEKETAMAQHSEKLAIAFGLINTKPGMTIRVIKNLRVCEDCHVVAKLISQIYCRGIIMRDRVRFHHFRNGNCSCKDYW, encoded by the exons ATGTTCACTCTAAAAGCAGATTCTCCGTTACAATCAACATGGGCTCAGACCATGTCTCTGCTCGAAAACTGCTCAAACATGAAGCAACTGAAAGAAATTCACGCTCAAATGATCAAAACAGAGACCGCAACAGAGCCCAAATTAGCCACCAAGCTTCTAACCCTCTGCACTTCACCCCATTTTGGCGATTTGCCTTACGCGCAAAGGGTCTTCAATGGAATCACCAGGCCCAACACTTTCATGTGGAATGCCATTATACGAGCTTACTCTAACAGTAAGGAACCAGAATTAGCATTTCTCTTGTATCAGCAAATGCTTTCTTCTTCGGTACCGCACAATTCCTACACTTTCCCTTTCTTGCTCAAAGCTTGTCGTAATTTGTCCGCCATGGGTGAGGCTCTTCAAATTCATGGGCTGGTCATCAAACTGGGATTTGGGTCGGATGTTTTTGCTTTGAATGCTCTGCTTCATGTCTACGCTTTGTGTGGTGACATTTATTATGCACGCCAATTGTTTGATAATATTCCTGTAAGAGATGTTGTTTCTTGGAACATAATGATTGATGGGTATATCAAATCTGGGGATGTAAAAACGGCTTATGGGGTTTTCTTGGACATGCCATTGAAGAATGTGGTATCGTGGACGTcgttgatttcagggcttgtTGAGGCAGGACAGAGCGTAGAAGCTTTGAGTCTTTGTTATGAGATGCAGAATGCAGGATTTGAACTTGATGGTATTGCAATTGCGAGTTTGCTCACTGCTTGTGCGAATCTTGGAGCGTTGGATCAAGGAAGATGGCTCCATTTCTATGTGCTCAACAATGGAGTCGATGTCGATCGAGTAATTGGCTGTGCTCTTGTGAATATGTACTTAAAATGTGGGGATATGGAAGAAGCCTTGAGGGTGTTTGGGAAACTGAAGAGTGATCAGAAAGATGTGTATGTTTGGACGGCTATGATTGATGGCTTTGCCATTCATGGGCTTGGAGTGGAAGCTCTGGAATGGTTTAACCGAATGCAGAGAGAAGGAATAAGACCAAATTCCATTACTTTCACTGCAGTTTTAAGGGCCTGTAGCTATGCAGGGCTGGTTGGAGAAGGAAAAGAGTTATTCGAGAGCATGACAAGTCTCTATAATTTGATCCCATCTATCGAGCATTATGGGTGTATGGTTGATCTTTTGGGTCGAGCCGGGCTGCTGGATGAGGCGAAGGAGTTGATCAAGAAGATGCCCATGAAACCTAATGCTGTAATATGGGGAGCTTTGCTAAAG GCCTGTTGGATTCATAGAGATTTTCTGGTGGGTAGCCAAATCGGAGCCCACCTGGTGGAAGTCGATTCTGATCACAGCGGGCGGTACATTCAGTTGGCTACCATTTTTGCTGCAGAAGGTAAATGGAAAGAAGCAGCTGAAGTGAGGTTGAAGATGAAGAATCTGGGAGTCTCAATCCCCCCAGGAAAGAGTTCAATAACTGTGAATGGCGTTGTTCATGAATTTCTTGCTGGGCAACAAGATCATCCACAGATGGAGAAGATTCATCTGAAACTGAAACAGATTGCAGAGAGGCTACGACGAGACGAAGG TTATGAACCTTCAACTAAAGATTTATTGCTTGATCTTGAGAATGAGGAGAAAGAGACTGCAATGGCTCAACATAGTGAGAAGTTGGCTATTGCTTTTGGATTGATCAATACAAAACCAGGAATGACAATTCGAGTTATCAAGAATCTAAGGGTCTGTGAAGATTGTCATGTAGTTGCGAAGCTCATATCTCAGATCTATTGTAGAGGGATTATAATGCGAGATAGAGTTCGATTCCACCATTTTAGAAATGGGAATTGTTCTTGCAAAGATTACTGGTAG
- the LOC120074376 gene encoding syntaxin-112: MNDLMTKSFLSYVELKKQAQRDAAGDGFDIESGGQELNPMEEQNLSLFFEQVDEIKTQMEETTNLLVDIQKLNQEAKSTHNAKILRGLRDRIDSDMVSILRRARILKEKLASLDQSNTANRLMSVAYGEGTAVDRTRTSITKGLRVKLREMMNEFQGLREKVVADHKEDLRRRYFGANGEQPSEEQVEKIMSGSLKLETFEGTLRETELGDRVRHESVMDIQRSLNKLHQVFLDMAILVESEGEKMEDIEENVAKAGKFINGGTRSLYYANQMKRKNKKWVYWVWAIIFLILLVCIVSMLVC, encoded by the coding sequence ATGAACGATTTGATGACGAAATCGTTCTTAAGTTATGTGGAATTGAAGAAACAGGCGCAGAGGGACGCCGCCGGCGACGGCTTCGACATTGAATCTGGCGGCCAAGAACTCAATCCGATGGAAGAACAGAACCTGTCTCTGTTTTTCGAACAAGTCGATGAAATCAAGACCCAAATGGAAGAGACAACCAATCTCTTAGTTGAcattcaaaaactaaatcaagAAGCGAAATCAACCCACAACGCCAAAATTCTCCGTGGATTAAGAGACAGAATCGACTCCGATATGGTCTCAATCCTCCGCAGAGcaagaatcctcaaagaaaaaTTGGCCTCTCTCGACCAATCCAACACCGCCAACCGCCTGATGTCCGTCGCGTACGGCGAAGGAACCGCGGTGGACCGGACAAGAACTTCAATCACGAAGGGACTGAGAGTGAAATTGAGAGAAATGATGAACGAATTTCAGGGGTTGAGAGAAAAAGTTGTGGCAGATCACAAGGAGGATCTAAGAAGAAGGTATTTTGGTGCAAATGGGGAACAACCCAGTGAAGAACAAGTGGAGAAGATTATGTCTGGGAGTTTGAAATTGGAAACGTTTGAAGGGACATTGAGGGAGACTGAGTTAGGGGACCGAGTCAGGCACGAGTCAGTGATGGATATTCAGAGAAGTTTGAATAAGCTTCATCAGGTGTTTTTGGACATGGCGATTTTGGTTGAGAGTGAAGGGGAGAAGATGGAGGACATAGAGGAGAATGTAGCGAAAGCTGGGAAGTTCATCAATGGCGGAACTCGAAGCCTTTACTATGCGAACCAGATGAAGAGGAAGAACAAGAAATGGGTGTATTGGGTTTGGGCTATCATTTTTCTTATATTGCTTGTTTGCATTGTTTCAATGTTGGTttgttga
- the LOC120074738 gene encoding transmembrane protein 53: MEAPVRAFRPCVLNRRLFSKTIPSSRLVSSPESDRSAIFRQSSTYFHLSPSRKYLGSKISLSLNLSHCSSSSFGSSASSLGSSPSNFLSSLPSLQSFGSQFASDYSNSVLSDSNGSAWTWNRASESAIGNDLGVLGAEKGTVTVVLLGWLGSKTKHLRRYVEWYNARGINALTFVVDPREFLWFALSRKVEQRISDLAVELISWLSDGEESDNDRCLIFHAFSNTGWFVYGAILEILQGRKDLLKKIKGCIFDSGGGDPLNPQVWAAGFSAAILKKNSSSASPMVNGEEVDKRPLLLETIVLSSLEKFFSVALKLPDVDKRLNNIVSVLTENQPSYPELYLYSSGDKVVLSESIELLIEKRKKTGRKVLSYNFRTSPHVDHYRTYPDIYASQLHKFLIESFSS; this comes from the exons ATGGAAGCTCCAGTTAGGGCATTTCGCCCCTGCGTTCTTAATCGCCGCCTCTTCTCTAAAACAATTCCTTCATCCCGCCTCGTTTCATCTCCTGAATCGGATCGGAGCGCGATTTTCCGGCAATCATCAACCTATTTCCATCTTTCTCCTTCTCGAAAGTACCTAGGTTCCAAAATCTCACTCTCACTTAATCTTTCTCACTGCTCCTCCTCGTCCTTTGGATCTTCTGCATCTTCTCTTGGTTCCAGCCcttctaattttctttcttctttaccCTCATTACAATCCTTCGGCTCTCAATTCGCGTCTGATTACTCCAATTCAGTTCTATCCGACTCAAACGGCAGTGCTTGGACTTGGAATCGCGCTTCAGAGAGTGCAATTGGAAACGACCTGGGGGTTTTGGGGGCCGAAAAGGGAACGGTGACCGTGGTGTTGTTAGGTTGGCTTGGGTCAAAGACTAAGCATCTGAGGAGGTACGTGGAGTGGTACAATGCGAGGGGTATCAACGCCTTGACGTTTGTTGTAGATCCGAGAGAGTTTCTTTGGTTCGCGTTGAGTCGGAAAGTTGAGCAGCGGATTTCGGATTTGGCGGTTGAACTCATTTCTTGGTTATCTGATGGGGAAGAAAGTGATAACGATCGATGCCTGATTTTTCACGCTTTTAGCAACACGGGCTGGTTTGT ATACGGGGccattcttgaaattttgcagGGGCGGAAAGATTTGTTGAAGAAGATCAAAGGATGCATTTTTGATTCTGGAGGAGGTGATCCGTTGAATCCTCAG GTTTGGGCAGCTGGATTTTCTGCAGCCATTCTGAAGAAAAATAGTTCTTCTGCATCTCCAATGGTTAATGGAGAGGAAGTAGACAAGAGACCTCTTCTGTTGGAGACCATTGTCCTATCATCATTGGAGAAGTTCTTCTCGGTTGCTTTGAAGTTGCCAGACGTCGATAA GAGATTGAACAACATCGTTTCAGTTCTTACAGAGAACCAGCCTTCGTATCCTGAGCTTTATCTGTACAGTTCAGGAGATAAAGTTGTACTTTCCGAGTCAATCGAGCTACTTAtcgagaagaggaagaagacaGGAAGGAAGGTTTTGTCATACAACTTCAGAACGTCTCCGCATGTTGACCATTACAGGACATACCCTGATATATACGCATCACAGCTTCACAAGTTCTTGATAGAATCTTTTTCTTCATAG